Proteins encoded within one genomic window of Acidiferrobacter thiooxydans:
- a CDS encoding Crp/Fnr family transcriptional regulator → MAGKSKVELAEFLTHQYLCESLTIKEVETLLDYTELVQFRKNETIADIGEVGEALYFVVKGEVALYYDDGGQESEVGRMTEGELMGEMSFFDRKPRSARMRAKSDDTRVLLLSRAKYKRIRVEHPYIAVNLLEHAVISLDHLFRRVSNDVAGFSQYIHGGGIKR, encoded by the coding sequence ATGGCAGGCAAGTCCAAGGTCGAATTGGCAGAGTTTCTGACGCATCAATATCTGTGCGAGTCATTGACCATCAAGGAGGTCGAGACGCTGCTCGACTATACCGAGCTCGTGCAGTTTCGCAAGAACGAGACGATCGCCGATATCGGCGAGGTCGGCGAGGCCTTGTACTTCGTGGTCAAGGGCGAAGTGGCCCTCTATTACGACGATGGCGGGCAGGAAAGCGAGGTCGGGCGCATGACCGAGGGCGAGCTCATGGGTGAGATGTCGTTTTTCGACCGCAAACCGCGTTCGGCGCGCATGCGTGCGAAATCCGATGACACGCGCGTGTTGCTGCTCTCGCGCGCCAAGTACAAGCGCATACGGGTCGAGCACCCCTATATCGCGGTGAACCTCCTCGAGCACGCCGTGATCAGCCTCGACCATCTATTCCGGCGCGTCAGTAACGACGTCGCCGGCTTCTCCCAATACATCCACGGGGGCGGCATCAAGCGTTAG